The following proteins are encoded in a genomic region of Pyrus communis chromosome 11, drPyrComm1.1, whole genome shotgun sequence:
- the LOC137708161 gene encoding uncharacterized protein At4g26485-like isoform X2, translated as MGKKQRWIGHYSSSHKILLVGEGDFSFSACLARAFCSAANMVATTLESEDTILVEHGSSEAHLEELERRGCLVLYEVNVYVMDRHPTLRSMKYDVIIFNFPHAGHYHRLVETDEELIEHLLKAFFKSARGMLSKGGEIHVSHRVDYPYDQWKLKELAEKAGLFLKEKVRFDKSDYPGYHNKRGGGIQSNKMFPLKNKESYTFKFSLKHASSEISVCDPTTSIVSDVPSPPGYQGYLCPPAPPSPPLREILRSGIQTTSRCEPKTQNPPHDPSPLVLRPTTSPCNDPNPPSLSMAHCLRVPEERISPPLPPSCQDDDDPPAPPTPHPSRQVDDDNGCCSILGACLFAIFLLMAGYWTLTALGNFFCYCRKLV; from the exons ATGGGTAAGAAACAGAGATGGATAGGACACTACTCTAGCTCTCATAAAATACTCTTGGTTGGTGAGGGAGACTTCTCATTTTCTGCCTGTTTGGCTAGAGCATTTTGCTCCGCCGCGAACATGGTTGCTACGACTCTCGAATCGGAAG ATACTATATTGGTTGAGCATGGCAGCAGTGAGGCACATTTGGAGGAGTTGGAGAGAAGAGGGTGCTTGGTGTTGTATGAAGTCAACGTATATGTCATGGACCGTCATCCCACACTTAGGTCTATGAAATATGATGTTATCATATTCAACTTTCCTCATGCAGGTCATTACCATCGGCTAGTCGAAACCGACGAGGAGCTTATAGA ACATTTGTTAAAAGCGTTTTTCAAAAGCGCCCGCGGGATGCTCAGCAAAGGTGGTGAAATTCATGTTTCACACAGGGTAGACTACCCGTATGATCAATGGAAGTTGAAGGAGCTTGCTGAGAAAGCAGGCCTGTTTTTGAAGGAGAAAGTGCGGTTCGACAAATCGGACTACCCTGGCTACCACAATAAGAGAGGTGGCGGCATCCAGAGCAACAAAATGTTTCctctaaaaaacaaggaaagttACACCTTCAAATTCTCTCTCAAACATGCAAGTTCTGAAATTTCTGTTTGTGATCCGACAACCAGCATTGTTAGTGATGTCCCTTCGCCACCTGGCTATCAGGGTTACCTTTGTCCTCCAGCTCCTCCAAGCCCACCCTTACGAGAGATTCTTAGGTCTGGCATCCAGACCACGAGCCGGTGCGAACCTAAGACACAAAACCCCCCGCATGACCCATCACCTCTTGTTTTGAGACCCACCACTAGCCCATGTAATGACCCCAACCCGCCCTCGCTCTCCATGGCCCACTGCCTCCGGGTTCCGGAGGAAAGAATTTCTCCACCCTTACCTCCTTCCTGCCAAGACGATGATGACCCCCCAGCTCCCCCAACCCCACATCCTTCACGCCAAGTAGATGATGACAACGGCTGCTGCTCAATCCTTGGAGCCTG tttgtttgcaatttttttgCTGATGGCCGGATATTGGACGCTCACTGCTTTaggcaattttttttgttactgtCGAAAGCTGGTATGA
- the LOC137708161 gene encoding uncharacterized protein At4g26485-like isoform X1, with amino-acid sequence MGKKQRWIGHYSSSHKILLVGEGDFSFSACLARAFCSAANMVATTLESEDTILVEHGSSEAHLEELERRGCLVLYEVNVYVMDRHPTLRSMKYDVIIFNFPHAGHYHRLVETDEELIELHRHLLKAFFKSARGMLSKGGEIHVSHRVDYPYDQWKLKELAEKAGLFLKEKVRFDKSDYPGYHNKRGGGIQSNKMFPLKNKESYTFKFSLKHASSEISVCDPTTSIVSDVPSPPGYQGYLCPPAPPSPPLREILRSGIQTTSRCEPKTQNPPHDPSPLVLRPTTSPCNDPNPPSLSMAHCLRVPEERISPPLPPSCQDDDDPPAPPTPHPSRQVDDDNGCCSILGACLFAIFLLMAGYWTLTALGNFFCYCRKLV; translated from the exons ATGGGTAAGAAACAGAGATGGATAGGACACTACTCTAGCTCTCATAAAATACTCTTGGTTGGTGAGGGAGACTTCTCATTTTCTGCCTGTTTGGCTAGAGCATTTTGCTCCGCCGCGAACATGGTTGCTACGACTCTCGAATCGGAAG ATACTATATTGGTTGAGCATGGCAGCAGTGAGGCACATTTGGAGGAGTTGGAGAGAAGAGGGTGCTTGGTGTTGTATGAAGTCAACGTATATGTCATGGACCGTCATCCCACACTTAGGTCTATGAAATATGATGTTATCATATTCAACTTTCCTCATGCAGGTCATTACCATCGGCTAGTCGAAACCGACGAGGAGCTTATAGA ATTGCACAGACATTTGTTAAAAGCGTTTTTCAAAAGCGCCCGCGGGATGCTCAGCAAAGGTGGTGAAATTCATGTTTCACACAGGGTAGACTACCCGTATGATCAATGGAAGTTGAAGGAGCTTGCTGAGAAAGCAGGCCTGTTTTTGAAGGAGAAAGTGCGGTTCGACAAATCGGACTACCCTGGCTACCACAATAAGAGAGGTGGCGGCATCCAGAGCAACAAAATGTTTCctctaaaaaacaaggaaagttACACCTTCAAATTCTCTCTCAAACATGCAAGTTCTGAAATTTCTGTTTGTGATCCGACAACCAGCATTGTTAGTGATGTCCCTTCGCCACCTGGCTATCAGGGTTACCTTTGTCCTCCAGCTCCTCCAAGCCCACCCTTACGAGAGATTCTTAGGTCTGGCATCCAGACCACGAGCCGGTGCGAACCTAAGACACAAAACCCCCCGCATGACCCATCACCTCTTGTTTTGAGACCCACCACTAGCCCATGTAATGACCCCAACCCGCCCTCGCTCTCCATGGCCCACTGCCTCCGGGTTCCGGAGGAAAGAATTTCTCCACCCTTACCTCCTTCCTGCCAAGACGATGATGACCCCCCAGCTCCCCCAACCCCACATCCTTCACGCCAAGTAGATGATGACAACGGCTGCTGCTCAATCCTTGGAGCCTG tttgtttgcaatttttttgCTGATGGCCGGATATTGGACGCTCACTGCTTTaggcaattttttttgttactgtCGAAAGCTGGTATGA